From the Streptomyces sp. NBC_00390 genome, the window ACGTAGTCGGCGGAACCGTAGGCAGGGAGCTGGGACGGCAGCAGCGCCAGCTGCTGGAGGAAGGCGGGCCCCTGGCTCCAGGTGCCCGCCTTGCACAGGGTCCAGCCGTTCCAGTCGTAGGTCACCGGGGCCTCGTACGAGGCGGACCAGCCGGCCAGGTCCGCCCTCGTGAGCGTGCCGGTGTGCCGGGTGCCGCTGGTGTCCATGGTGGGCACGGCGGACTGCCGTACGAGCGCCTCGGCGACGAAGCCCTCCCGCCAGATCGTCCGCGCCCGCTCGATCTGCTCGGTCCGCCCACCCGCACCGGCCTCCTCGATCAGCCGCCGCCAGGTCGCGGCCAGCGCGGGATTGCGCAGCAGTCGGCCCGGCCGCGGTGCCTTTCCGCCGGGCAGATAGACGTCGGCGGACGTCGTCCACTCCGTCTCGAACAGCTTCCGCACCCGCTCCACGGTCTGCCCGATCCGCTCGACCGGCGCATGGCCGTCCTCCGCGTACCCGATGGCGTACCTCAGCACCTCGGCGAGCGTCCTGGTGCCGTGGTCGCGCAGCAGCACCATCCACGCGTCGAACGCCCCGGGCACGGCCGCGGCCAGCGGTCCGGTTCCGGGCACGAGATCGAGCCCGAGTGAGCGGTAGTGGCCGATGGTCGCGCCGGCGGACGCGACGCCCTGCCCGCACAGGACACGCACCTCGCCGCCCGCGGGGGCGAGGATGACCGGGACCTCGCCCGCGGGCCCGTTGAGGTGCGGCTCGACCACATGAAGGACGAATCCGGCGGCGACGGCGGCGTCGAAGGCGTTCCCGCCGTCCTCGAGCACGGCCATCGCGGACTGCGAGGCCAGCCAGTGGGTGGAGGACACCATGCCGAAGGTGCCCTGGAGGGTCGGCCGGGTGGTGAACAACGTGGCGGCTCCTAGGTACGGCGGGGTCCGACCGACGGTACGCCGCGCCCGCCGCGCGGTCACCGGGCGCGGGTCAGGTGCCGTCCGCCGAGAAGTGCTGGTAGTCCGGCGGGTGCCAGCGGCCACCCCAGTGCCAGCCGACGGCCCGCATCTGCGTGGCGATGACGCCGTCGGGCGTGATCATGCCTTCGGCGGGGCGGGAGCGGTCGAGGCAGGCTCGCCCCGCCGGGGGATGGACATCGCCGGAGCCGTCCACGTACGGGTTCTCCACGGGGTTGATGTCCAGCGCGTCACCGTACGAGTGCCGGGAGAGGTGACGGGGATCGCCGGTCACCCGGCGGCAGTTGAACGCCGAGGTGTTGTCGTCCGCCATCGCTGCCGCGTCACTGCCGCCGTACTCCGCCATCACCCGCATCCGCCGGATCGGGAATCGTTCGTCGAAGGCCTTCCCGAACACCCGCAGCAGCGGGCGCACCTCGTCCTGATGGACGATCAGTTCGCCGCGGTGCACGCGCCCGTCGAAGCCCCAGTGGTTCATTCGGACGAGCCGCAGCCGGGAGGGAGGCACCGGGCAGGCCGGATCGTAACTGGCACCGAGTTCGGCCGGTGGTACATCGCTGACGCGGGGCGAGAGCCGGGGTGGCGCGGCGGCGGTGAACTGGGCGGGCGTCGCGGTGCAGGCCAGCGTCAGAACCATGACCGAGGAGAGGACGGGCGCGACCGCCCGGTGCGCGATATGCACCCTTTCAGCGTAGTTGGCGGACCGACTTCCGCACCCTGCGAGGCATCCGGCCCCGCAGGTGCCGCGCTGCCTGCCGCGGAATATCCTGGAACGGCCGCGAAACCGGCTGCGCGCGGTTCGGACCGGCCGACGCGCGGGCGAGTGCGCCCAGTTGGACGCAGATACTCCGCCGCGTGATGACGCGGCGGACGCAGGTGACCGAGGGGTGCCTCAGCCCGGCGGGGCACGTCCGGGAACGCCTGTGAGGTCAGAGCCCCGCGTCCTGGCTGACCGCGCCCCGGGCGAGCAGCAGCAGCGCGTCGACGAGGTCGTCGGCCGGGCTGCCGGTGGCGAGACGCCGCAGCTGGAGGCCCATCACCAGAGCCACGATGGTCGCCGCGTAGGCCTCGGCGTCCGGGACTCCGAGACCGGTGAGGATCTGCACCGCCAGGCGGTCATAGGCGGAGAAGGCCTCGGAGGCGGCCTCCCGCAGCCGCTCGTCCCGCCCGGCCTGGACATACAGCTCGAAGGTCGCGATGTGCTCGCTCCCGAACGGGATGCCGCCCGCCACCTGCCCCGCGAGCGAGGCGGCACCCGCGATGTCGATGCCCTCGCCCTGGTACCGGTCGGCCAGCTCGGTGAAGCGGCGGGTCTCCGCGCGGACGAAGTGCAGCAAGCTCTCCCGCAGCAGTTCGTGCTGGGTCTCGAAGTGGTACGTGACCGAGCCCAGCGAGACCCCGGCCTCCTTGGCGATCCTCCGGTTGGTGACCGCCGCGACGCCGTCCTGACCGATGATGTGCAGGACGGCGGCGATGATGCGCTGCCGGGTGGGCGCGGAGCGGGCGGCGTTGGACATGAGGGTCATTGTTCCACTGGCGTGGCCCCCTTGATCGCGGGGGCGGGTGGGCGCTTCTCGTACCAGCGCTGGTCGGCCTCCAGCTGGGCCGCAAGCGAGATCAGCCTCTCCTCGCTGCCGGCGGGGCCGAGCAGCTGGGCGCCCACGGGCAGTCCGTCGGCGGTCAGGCCGGCGGGCACGTTGACGCCGGGCCAGCCCAGGACGTTCCAGGGGAAGGCGTACGGGCAGGCGGCCGTCATCGTGGAGTTGGTGCGCCAGGTGCCGAGGTCGTCGAAGGTGCCGATGCGCGGTGGCGGGGTGGCGGTCGTCGGGGCGAGGATCACGTCGTAGGTGTCGAAGATGGCGCCGATACGGCGGTGCTGGCGGCTTTCGCGGGCGCGGGCGGCGCGCACGACCGGGCCCCGCAGCAGCCGGGCGCTGCGCATGGCGCTGCGGGTACGCCGGTCGAGCAGCGCGGCCTGGGGATGCAGTGCCGCGAGCTCAGCGACACCCGTCGTACCGCGTGCCACCAGACTCAGGCCGATCAGCCCGTAACGCGGCCTGGCCTCCTCGACGGTGTGGCCGAGGCGGGCGAGCGCCTCGGCGAGCGCGGTCACCGCACGGCGCACCTCGGGATGCGGCTTGGTGCCGGTGAGGGTCATCGGGGGCCGCCAGGCCAGGGCGATCCGGAGGGTGCCCGGCTCGCGGCGGGCGGCGGCCGAGGCGTCGATCGCGTCGGGCCGGTGCAGGTCATCGGGGTGCGAGCCCTGCACGACGTCGAGCAGCAGGGCCGCGTCGGCCACGGTGCGTGCGAGCGGGCCGTTGACGGCGAGGCCCTGGAAGGCGTCGGTGTACGGGTACAGGGAGACCCGGCCGCGCTGGGGCTTGATGCCGACGAGATGCGTCCAGGCCGAGGGGATGCGGATGGACCCCGCGCCGTCCGAGCCGACTGCCGCGGGCACGAGTCCGGCCGCGACGGCCGCCGCCGAACCACCGGAGGACCCGCCCGGGGTGTGGTCGAGCGACCAGGGGTTACGGGTGGCACCGAAGGCCGGCCCTTCGGTGAACGGCCACTGGCCGAGCTCGCAGGAGTTCGTCTTGCCGACGATCACGGCTCCGGCCTCGCGCAGTCTGCGGGTGGTTTCGCCGTCGGCCGCCGCTGCCGCGGTCTCGCCCTGGCACCCGAAGAGGGTGGGCAGGCCCGCCACATCGGTGTCGTCCTTGACGGCCATCGGTACGCCCAGCAGAGGCAGCTGCTCCCCCGCGGCCAGTCGCCGGTCCGCCTCCCTCGCCTCCGCGAGTGCCTGTTCGCCGCGTACCCAGCGAAATGCGTTGATGGTGCTCTGGCTTGCCTCGATGCGCTCGATGGCGCTCGCCACGAGGGTCTCGGACGAGGTGTGCCCGTCCCGCAACTCCCGGATGTGTTCCGCCAGTCCGCCGAATTCATCTGTGGACACGACCGCCCCGCCTCCCTATTGTTCGTTCGAACGAACAGAACTGGAGGGTAACCAGATGCGCATCAGCGGAGCAAGCGTTCTGCTCACCGGCGTCACTGGCGGCATCGGCGGCGCACTCGCCGCCGAACTGACCGCCAAGGGGGCGAAGTTGGTGGTGACCGGCCGCCGCCGCGAGGCGCTGGAGCCGTTCGCCGAGCGCTACGGCGCGCGAACGATCGTCGCCGACCTCGGCGACGCCGACGATGTCCGGCGGCTGGCCGACGAGGCCGCGGGCACGGACATCCTTCTCGCCAACGCCGCGCTGCCGTCCAGCGGTGACGTGCTCGACTACACGCCGGAGCAGATCGACCGTGCACTTGCGGTGAACCTGCGCGCCCCGGTCATGCTGGCCCGGCTGCTCGCGCCGGCGATGATCGACGCGGGCCGGGGTCATATCGCCTTCGTCGGCTCGCTCTCCGGCCTGGCGGCGACCAAGTCCTCGTCCCTGTACAACGCGACCAAGTTCGGGCTGCGCGGGTTCTCGCTCGCCTTCCGCCAGGATCTGCACGGCACGGGTGTCGGTGTCTCGATCGTCCAGCCCGGATTCGTGCGCGACCTGGGGATGTTCGCCGCCACCGGGTCCAAGACCCCCGGCGGTGTGCGGACCGTCTCGCCCCGCCAGGTCGTCGACAAGGTGGTACGTGCCGTCGAACGCAATGTTGCCGAGATCAATGTCGCGCCGCTGGAACTCCGGTTCCTGACCTCGGTCGCCGCCCAGTTCCCGGGCCTGGCCGAACGGGTGCAGCGCCGGGCGGGCGCCGAGCCGGTGATCCGCGAGATCGTGGAGGCCCAGCGCTCCCGTCGCTGAGCAACCCGCCTGTCAGTGACCCTTGCTACGGTCGGCCGCGCCGGTGGACCGACAGGGAGTGAGGGCCCGCCATGGAGAGTGCGCGCCGTGCCGCACTGGACCATGTGCTGCAGCTGATCGCACAAGCGCCGTGGAGCGACGGGCTGGTGCTGCGCGGCAGCATGACGCTTCAGGCGTGGGCGGGTGACGCCGCTCGCGAGCCGGGTGACCTGGACTGGATCGTGCACACGCCCGGGCCGGCGAACTGCCCGGACCCGCTCAGCCCGTTCCCGTACGTCGACACCATCGAGACGGTGCAGCAGTGGCCCGAGGCCTCGGACGGAGCGGCACGGTACGAGATATGGGGCGAGGAGGAGTTCTCGGCGTACGGGGCACGGCCGTTGCTCCCGCCGGAGGGGCTGCGCTGGCTGGACGCCCCGGCGCTCGGTGTGCCCGCCTCGCCCCTGCAGGATCTGATCGAGGCGATCCGCGAGCACCCGGCCGCAGCAGGGGGTGTCACCCTGGACCCGGACGGCGTCCGGGGCGACGACCTCAAGGGGTACGACGGCGATGTGAGCTACGGCGACCGGGACGAGGAGTGGGAGTACGACACGCCCGGCGTCCGGGCCGTCATTCCCTGGCAGGCGCCCGGGTCGCTCCCCGGCAGGGCACAGGGAGAGATCCAGGTCGACTTCGCCTTCGACGAGGTGCTGCACGACGCCCCGGTGTGGACCGCCGTCCCGCGCGGCGACGGCGGCCCGCCCACCGCGGTCCGCACCGCAAGCCGCGAACTGTCGCTCGCCTGGAAGCTGCTGTGGCTGGTCACGGACCACGGGAAGGACGGGTCGGCCGGCGGCAAGGATCTGTACGACGCCGTCCTGCTGGCCGAGTGCCCGCGCACGCGGCTCACCCCGCGGCTGCTGCGCAGGGTGCTCGGCAGCCACGCGGCGGGCTTCGGCCCTGGCTCCGTCCGCGCCTGGCACATCGCCGCCTCGTGTCCCGGCGCCCCGGACCGGCTCAAGGAACGGCTGGTCCGGGCACTGGGGCCGGGGTTCAGCGCCGGCTGACCCGCTCGGGCATCATCAGCAGCATGTAGAGCAGCAGCGATGCCCCGAGACCCACCGCCCAGCCGTAGTTCGCGAGCGGCTTGAGGAGCGGGATCAGGCCGTCCTCGGGGAACGGGCCCTTGCCCGGCGCGGAATGGGAGCCGCCGATGGCCAGCAGCCCGCCGACCGCGAACGCGGCCACCGCGCGCAGGTTCCAGCCGGAGGTGTACCAGTAGCGGCTGCCCGGCGTGTACAGGCCGGCAAGGTCCAGCACGGTGCGGCGCACCAGCCAGTAGTCGGCGATGAGGATGCCCGCGACCGTGCCGAGCAGTCCGCCGACCAGTCCGAGCCAGGTGAAGATGTACAGCTCGGGCGTCTCGGTGAGCTGCCACGGCATGATCAGCACACCGACGACGCCTGTGATCAGCGCGCCCCTGCGGAAGTTGATGAACCGCGGCGCCAGATTGGCCAGGTCGTACGCCGGCGAGACGACGTTGGCCGCGATGTTCACCGAGATCGTCGCGATCAGCACGGTCACCAGCGCGAACAGCAGCCCGAAGACGTTGTCGGTCTTGGCGGCGAGTTCGACCGGGTCCCAGATGGCAGCGCCGTACACGGCCTGGGAGCCGGAGGTGACGAACACCGACAGCAGTGCGAACAGGGTCATCGTCGTCGGCAGGCCGAGCGTCTGGCCCCACACCTGCGCACGCTGGCCCTTGCCGAAGCGGGTGAAGTCCGGGATGTTCAGCGACAGCGTGGACCAGAAGGCGATCATGCCCATGAGCGAGGGGAAGAAGACGGGCCAGAAGTCCGCGCCCCAGCCGAGCTGCGACGGCTGGTCCAGCAGTGGTCCGAGGCCGCCCGCCTTGTTCGCGATCCACACGAACAGGACCAGGGCGCCGACGATGACGAACGGCGCGGCCCAGTTCTCGAACCGGCGCAGTGTCTCCATCCCCCGGTAGATGATGGCGAGTTCGAGTACCCAGAAGAGCACGAAGCACACCCACAGCGTCCACGGCTGCCCGCCGATCTCCGCCGCCTCCGCCCAGCCGCCGAAGATCTTGCCGAGCAGGATGAAGATGCCCTGGCCGCCGATCCAGGTCTGGATACCGAACCATGCGCAGGCGACCCCGGCCCTGATCAGCGCGGGCAGGTTGGCGCCGCGCAGGCCGAACGACGCCCGGGCCAGGACCGGGAACGGGATGCCGTACTTCGGCCCGGCATGCCCGGTGAGCAGCATCGGCGCCAGCACGATCAGATTGGCCAGCGCGATGGTGAACACCGCCTGCTTCCAGTCCATGCCGAGCGCGACCAGGCCCGAGGCGAGCAGCCAGGACGGGATGTTGTGGGCCATGCCGACCCAGAGGGCCGCGAAGTTGTAGGTCGTCCAGTGACGGTCGGCGATCGGAACGGGCAGCAGATCGTCGTTGACGAAGCGGTTGTCGGCGGGGACCTCGCCTGGTGCGAGCTCGATGCGAGCGGTCTGTACGGACATGGGGGTGGCTATCGGCCCGTCGGAGGGGGTGGGCGGAACGGTCGAGGTCATGGCGGCTGACCCTTCAGGCGTGCGCGGTGCGCGGACTTCAGAGGTTGAGTGCGGGGATGATCTCGGAGCCGTACGCGTCGATCGTCGCTTCCTTCGCGTCGTGCATGTTGTAGACCGCGAACTGGTCGACGCCCAGGTCCCGCAGTGCCGTCAGCTTCTCGATGTGCGCCTCGGCCGGCCCCAGCAGACAGAACCGGTCGACGATCTCGTCCGGGACGAAGTCGGTCGACGGGTTCCCGGCGCGGCCGTGGTGGCTGTAGTCGTAGCCGTGCCGCTCCTTGATGTACGCCGTCAGCGCCTCCGGAACCATGTCCGAGTGCTCGCCGTAACGGGAGACCAGATCGGCGACATGATTGCCGACCATCCCGCCGAACCAGCGGCACTGGTCGCGGGCGTGGGCGAGGTCGTCACCGACATACGCCGGCGCGGCCACACAGATGGTGACGGACGCGGGGTCGCGTCCCGCGTCCGCGGCCGCGTCGCGCACGGCCTTGACCATCCACTCCGTCAGATAGAGGTCGGCGAGCTGCAGGATGAAGCCGTCGGCCTTCTGCCCGGCGAGCGCCAGGGCCTTGGGGCCGTACGCCGCCATCCACACGGGCAGCTTCCCGTT encodes:
- a CDS encoding M15 family metallopeptidase, encoding MHIAHRAVAPVLSSVMVLTLACTATPAQFTAAAPPRLSPRVSDVPPAELGASYDPACPVPPSRLRLVRMNHWGFDGRVHRGELIVHQDEVRPLLRVFGKAFDERFPIRRMRVMAEYGGSDAAAMADDNTSAFNCRRVTGDPRHLSRHSYGDALDINPVENPYVDGSGDVHPPAGRACLDRSRPAEGMITPDGVIATQMRAVGWHWGGRWHPPDYQHFSADGT
- a CDS encoding TIGR03842 family LLM class F420-dependent oxidoreductase; the encoded protein is MDFGLVLQTDPPASAVVGLMRRAERNGFRYGWTFDSAVLWQEPFVVYSRILEHTQKMIVGPMVTNPGTRTWEVTASTFATLNDMYGNRTVCGIGRGDSAMRVAGRKPNTLARLGEAIGVIRDLAEGREAVVDGSPIRIPWVKNGKLPVWMAAYGPKALALAGQKADGFILQLADLYLTEWMVKAVRDAAADAGRDPASVTICVAAPAYVGDDLAHARDQCRWFGGMVGNHVADLVSRYGEHSDMVPEALTAYIKERHGYDYSHHGRAGNPSTDFVPDEIVDRFCLLGPAEAHIEKLTALRDLGVDQFAVYNMHDAKEATIDAYGSEIIPALNL
- a CDS encoding TetR/AcrR family transcriptional regulator codes for the protein MSNAARSAPTRQRIIAAVLHIIGQDGVAAVTNRRIAKEAGVSLGSVTYHFETQHELLRESLLHFVRAETRRFTELADRYQGEGIDIAGAASLAGQVAGGIPFGSEHIATFELYVQAGRDERLREAASEAFSAYDRLAVQILTGLGVPDAEAYAATIVALVMGLQLRRLATGSPADDLVDALLLLARGAVSQDAGL
- a CDS encoding SDR family NAD(P)-dependent oxidoreductase, encoding MRISGASVLLTGVTGGIGGALAAELTAKGAKLVVTGRRREALEPFAERYGARTIVADLGDADDVRRLADEAAGTDILLANAALPSSGDVLDYTPEQIDRALAVNLRAPVMLARLLAPAMIDAGRGHIAFVGSLSGLAATKSSSLYNATKFGLRGFSLAFRQDLHGTGVGVSIVQPGFVRDLGMFAATGSKTPGGVRTVSPRQVVDKVVRAVERNVAEINVAPLELRFLTSVAAQFPGLAERVQRRAGAEPVIREIVEAQRSRR
- a CDS encoding amidase; the encoded protein is MSTDEFGGLAEHIRELRDGHTSSETLVASAIERIEASQSTINAFRWVRGEQALAEAREADRRLAAGEQLPLLGVPMAVKDDTDVAGLPTLFGCQGETAAAAADGETTRRLREAGAVIVGKTNSCELGQWPFTEGPAFGATRNPWSLDHTPGGSSGGSAAAVAAGLVPAAVGSDGAGSIRIPSAWTHLVGIKPQRGRVSLYPYTDAFQGLAVNGPLARTVADAALLLDVVQGSHPDDLHRPDAIDASAAARREPGTLRIALAWRPPMTLTGTKPHPEVRRAVTALAEALARLGHTVEEARPRYGLIGLSLVARGTTGVAELAALHPQAALLDRRTRSAMRSARLLRGPVVRAARARESRQHRRIGAIFDTYDVILAPTTATPPPRIGTFDDLGTWRTNSTMTAACPYAFPWNVLGWPGVNVPAGLTADGLPVGAQLLGPAGSEERLISLAAQLEADQRWYEKRPPAPAIKGATPVEQ
- a CDS encoding NCS1 family nucleobase:cation symporter-1; protein product: MTSTVPPTPSDGPIATPMSVQTARIELAPGEVPADNRFVNDDLLPVPIADRHWTTYNFAALWVGMAHNIPSWLLASGLVALGMDWKQAVFTIALANLIVLAPMLLTGHAGPKYGIPFPVLARASFGLRGANLPALIRAGVACAWFGIQTWIGGQGIFILLGKIFGGWAEAAEIGGQPWTLWVCFVLFWVLELAIIYRGMETLRRFENWAAPFVIVGALVLFVWIANKAGGLGPLLDQPSQLGWGADFWPVFFPSLMGMIAFWSTLSLNIPDFTRFGKGQRAQVWGQTLGLPTTMTLFALLSVFVTSGSQAVYGAAIWDPVELAAKTDNVFGLLFALVTVLIATISVNIAANVVSPAYDLANLAPRFINFRRGALITGVVGVLIMPWQLTETPELYIFTWLGLVGGLLGTVAGILIADYWLVRRTVLDLAGLYTPGSRYWYTSGWNLRAVAAFAVGGLLAIGGSHSAPGKGPFPEDGLIPLLKPLANYGWAVGLGASLLLYMLLMMPERVSRR
- a CDS encoding gamma-glutamyltransferase family protein; amino-acid sequence: MFTTRPTLQGTFGMVSSTHWLASQSAMAVLEDGGNAFDAAVAAGFVLHVVEPHLNGPAGEVPVILAPAGGEVRVLCGQGVASAGATIGHYRSLGLDLVPGTGPLAAAVPGAFDAWMVLLRDHGTRTLAEVLRYAIGYAEDGHAPVERIGQTVERVRKLFETEWTTSADVYLPGGKAPRPGRLLRNPALAATWRRLIEEAGAGGRTEQIERARTIWREGFVAEALVRQSAVPTMDTSGTRHTGTLTRADLAGWSASYEAPVTYDWNGWTLCKAGTWSQGPAFLQQLALLPSQLPAYGSADYVHLLIEGCKLAMADREAWYGDADDVPVAALLSKPYNAVRRALIEERASYELRPGSPEGRTPALSAHATAVAAGEPGFDVMGPPAPGAGEPTVADDGATRGDTCHLDVVDRWGNMVAATPSGGWLQSNPVVPELGFPLGTRLQMAWLDPGLPNSLTPGRRPRTTLSPSLALRDGIPVMAFGTPGGDQQDQWQVHFFLAVALRDRVRGGLDLQGAIDAPGWHNDAFPGSFHPRSMRPGSVTVESRMDPEVVEALRRRGHDITVGEAWAEGRMCVVSRDPATGIVSAAANPRGMQGYAVGR
- a CDS encoding nucleotidyl transferase AbiEii/AbiGii toxin family protein; this encodes MESARRAALDHVLQLIAQAPWSDGLVLRGSMTLQAWAGDAAREPGDLDWIVHTPGPANCPDPLSPFPYVDTIETVQQWPEASDGAARYEIWGEEEFSAYGARPLLPPEGLRWLDAPALGVPASPLQDLIEAIREHPAAAGGVTLDPDGVRGDDLKGYDGDVSYGDRDEEWEYDTPGVRAVIPWQAPGSLPGRAQGEIQVDFAFDEVLHDAPVWTAVPRGDGGPPTAVRTASRELSLAWKLLWLVTDHGKDGSAGGKDLYDAVLLAECPRTRLTPRLLRRVLGSHAAGFGPGSVRAWHIAASCPGAPDRLKERLVRALGPGFSAG